The Litchfieldia alkalitelluris genome has a window encoding:
- a CDS encoding helix-turn-helix domain-containing protein — translation MFRGKGSSVYKSLLLSYIFVLIIPLFAGYFSYRISFSNAKSHSINSSLMLLNQSKEILDRRISEVGKFTKQLALNPEFMLQLNRQNPDVKKRVFELWRTAQDIATFSKTNDFLEDYYIYLENYEAILTPNSIFYRKDHFYQTSHYKNISLIDWEATILNGNHNSKIIPSESYIQNNKEKSMISYLQSLPLNNYNHSKGTVVVLINVENIENLLQSISKQYNGWAYVTDNNGKHIASVGVSEEQIDTLESQLDPNKTSKTQELKGDTLFIRTFSNSNGWIYTAGIPKQEIMKEAEKIKQVTLYITATTLIIGVLIGLFFASRNSRPIKNLVETLKEQVGETAQIKNKNEFDFLQGNINKLLSNNKGMQFEIQKQNLLLKEAYLKQLINGEMYSEKDLITGIKQLKITGLTRFGYMAMIKMTDYIDLDDKKDYNNLNADRLIVKEYLSNIEIISTDIDKDSMVIFITYEKEDSQVNNKQTDKILNEFLTSMKHYGISITISVGSVFNSYLDISKSYHEARQTMDFALLVGSSGINWYDKLKETDVLYYPIDSELRLINAMKAGEMSEAKRILTQLLKENFTNRKLFIEMIDVLIDEIRGSLLKVFEPTIFNDASEFEYWKNKVLHIQFNGEFDEVENKFNKVIETYCQLIEDKKKLVGNETVDAIIAFLHDSYDNPDLSLYLISKQVGHSEKYVSQLFKEITGVYLFDYLEDIRINKAKELLSQTNETIEALSKKVGYNSPQSFRRAFKRVANVTPNQYRKIG, via the coding sequence TTGTTTAGAGGGAAAGGTTCAAGTGTATACAAAAGCCTATTGCTATCTTATATATTTGTTTTAATTATTCCACTGTTTGCTGGATATTTTTCTTATCGAATTTCATTTAGTAATGCAAAATCCCATTCTATTAATAGCAGTTTAATGCTATTAAATCAAAGTAAGGAAATCCTTGATCGACGAATATCAGAGGTTGGTAAATTCACGAAACAGCTGGCCCTAAACCCTGAGTTTATGCTCCAGTTAAATAGACAAAATCCAGATGTTAAAAAAAGAGTTTTCGAGCTATGGAGGACTGCACAAGATATTGCAACTTTTTCAAAAACAAATGATTTTTTGGAAGATTATTATATTTATTTAGAAAATTATGAAGCGATTTTAACTCCCAATTCAATTTTTTATCGGAAGGATCACTTTTACCAAACAAGCCATTACAAAAACATATCGTTGATAGACTGGGAAGCTACGATTCTTAATGGAAATCATAATAGTAAGATTATCCCAAGTGAAAGTTATATACAAAATAACAAAGAAAAGTCAATGATTAGCTATTTACAGTCATTGCCTCTTAATAACTATAATCACTCGAAGGGTACAGTGGTCGTATTAATTAATGTGGAAAATATTGAGAATTTGCTTCAAAGTATTTCCAAACAATATAATGGTTGGGCTTATGTAACAGACAATAATGGTAAACATATTGCTTCAGTTGGTGTTAGTGAAGAGCAGATTGATACATTAGAAAGTCAGTTAGACCCAAATAAAACAAGTAAAACTCAAGAACTGAAGGGTGACACCTTATTTATTCGAACCTTTTCCAATAGCAACGGATGGATTTATACAGCAGGGATTCCAAAACAAGAAATTATGAAAGAAGCGGAAAAGATTAAACAGGTAACTTTATATATAACAGCAACAACTTTAATTATAGGTGTATTGATTGGGTTATTTTTTGCCTCTCGGAATAGTAGGCCAATTAAGAATTTAGTGGAAACATTGAAAGAGCAGGTTGGGGAAACAGCTCAAATTAAGAATAAAAATGAATTTGATTTTTTACAAGGTAACATTAACAAGCTATTATCCAACAATAAAGGAATGCAATTCGAAATCCAAAAACAGAATCTATTGCTTAAGGAAGCCTATTTAAAGCAATTAATAAATGGTGAAATGTATAGTGAAAAAGACTTGATAACAGGAATTAAGCAACTAAAAATAACGGGGTTAACTAGGTTTGGATATATGGCAATGATTAAAATGACTGATTATATAGATTTAGATGACAAAAAAGACTATAACAATTTAAATGCTGACCGTCTAATTGTAAAAGAGTATTTATCGAACATAGAGATAATAAGTACGGACATTGATAAAGACAGCATGGTCATCTTTATTACCTATGAAAAAGAAGATAGCCAAGTAAATAACAAGCAAACAGATAAAATTTTAAACGAATTTTTGACATCTATGAAACATTATGGAATTTCGATAACGATTTCTGTTGGAAGTGTATTTAATTCTTATCTAGATATAAGTAAATCATATCATGAGGCACGTCAAACTATGGATTTTGCTTTGCTAGTTGGTAGTAGTGGAATAAACTGGTATGACAAATTAAAAGAAACGGATGTTTTATACTACCCGATTGACTCGGAATTAAGATTAATTAATGCAATGAAAGCTGGAGAAATGTCAGAGGCGAAGAGAATATTGACACAACTACTAAAGGAAAACTTTACAAATAGAAAGTTATTTATTGAGATGATCGATGTATTAATTGATGAGATTAGAGGTTCACTACTTAAAGTATTTGAACCAACGATCTTTAACGATGCAAGTGAATTTGAATATTGGAAGAACAAGGTGTTACACATTCAATTTAATGGTGAGTTTGATGAAGTTGAAAATAAGTTCAATAAGGTAATAGAAACATATTGTCAGTTAATTGAAGATAAGAAAAAACTGGTGGGTAATGAAACAGTAGATGCCATTATTGCTTTCTTGCATGATTCCTATGATAATCCAGATTTATCACTGTATTTAATTTCGAAACAAGTTGGTCATTCAGAAAAGTATGTATCACAACTTTTTAAAGAAATCACAGGTGTGTACCTTTTTGATTACTTAGAAGATATACGAATTAATAAAGCAAAGGAACTATTAAGTCAAACGAATGAAACAATTGAGGCATTATCTAAGAAGGTTGGGTATAATAGTCCACAGTCATTTCGCCGTGCATTTAAACGAGTTGCAAATGTTACACCAAACCAATATCGGAAAATAGGGTGA
- a CDS encoding ABC transporter permease: MNTEKTFIQRERIHKKNEVPQWRLAKKSMKKHWQFYLLIIPPVLYFIIFKYIPMVGAIIAFKDYSVIKGIWGSQWVGLKHFDAFFSNPVAMDLIKNTLLLSIYQLVVGFPIPIILALMLNEIRNGVFKRSVQMITYAPYFISVVIIVSIITMVLHPRIGIVNSIIGIFGMDPINFMGNNEMFRSIFVWSDVWQNSGYAAIIYLAALAGIDPQQYEAAKVDGASRFQRIMNVDIPGIMPAAIIILILNVGNLMAIGFEKVYLLQNPLNLSASEVLQTYVYKMGILNANFSLASAVGLFNSMINLILLVVVNAIAKRISGNSLW; encoded by the coding sequence ATGAATACCGAAAAAACATTTATTCAAAGAGAGAGGATTCACAAGAAAAATGAAGTGCCTCAATGGAGATTGGCTAAAAAGAGTATGAAGAAACACTGGCAGTTTTATTTGCTCATTATACCACCAGTTTTATATTTCATTATTTTTAAATATATCCCTATGGTTGGTGCGATCATTGCTTTCAAAGATTATAGCGTTATTAAAGGAATATGGGGAAGCCAATGGGTAGGCTTAAAACATTTTGACGCTTTTTTCTCTAATCCTGTTGCAATGGATTTGATTAAAAATACATTGTTACTCAGCATTTATCAACTAGTTGTTGGATTTCCTATCCCCATAATTTTGGCTTTAATGCTTAATGAAATAAGAAACGGTGTTTTTAAAAGGTCCGTCCAGATGATTACTTATGCTCCGTATTTTATTTCTGTGGTTATTATTGTTTCTATAATTACAATGGTGCTTCACCCTAGAATAGGAATTGTGAATAGTATCATTGGTATTTTTGGAATGGACCCAATAAATTTTATGGGTAATAACGAAATGTTCCGATCTATTTTTGTATGGTCAGATGTATGGCAAAACTCGGGGTATGCAGCCATCATTTACTTGGCAGCCTTAGCAGGAATTGATCCACAGCAATATGAAGCTGCAAAGGTTGATGGGGCTTCTAGATTCCAGCGTATTATGAACGTTGACATTCCAGGCATTATGCCTGCAGCCATTATTATCTTAATTCTGAATGTAGGGAACTTAATGGCGATTGGGTTTGAAAAGGTGTATTTATTACAAAATCCGTTAAACCTTTCTGCTTCAGAAGTTTTACAAACCTATGTTTATAAAATGGGGATTTTAAATGCTAATTTCAGTTTGGCATCAGCTGTTGGATTATTTAATTCTATGATTAATTTAATTTTGCTTGTAGTCGTAAATGCAATAGCAAAACGAATTTCAGGAAATAGCCTTTGGTAA
- a CDS encoding glycoside hydrolase family 95 protein, with protein MTLWSGKYREWVQPNAKNVLAEVRSLLFQGKYVEADILCKELMGPYTESYLPLGDIHIQFEHGQLAHSYQRILDLEEGIARTEYKVGNVLFTREMFASYPDQVIILHLKASKEKMLNFHVKLTSPLRYKTEIKQERLILKGIAPEEIAPHHVQVDQPLIYGDFEETDAIRFEGQLGANLRDGELLCDADGLHVYNASEITLYFGAATSFKRFENPHSYDSNEPSNILNLQMEKVKDQPFESLKMNHSIDYQQLFKRVQLDQYQCL; from the coding sequence TTGACCCTTTGGTCAGGTAAATATAGAGAATGGGTTCAGCCTAACGCAAAAAATGTATTAGCTGAAGTGCGTTCCCTTCTTTTTCAAGGAAAATATGTTGAAGCAGATATACTTTGTAAAGAATTAATGGGTCCTTACACTGAATCATATCTTCCATTAGGAGATATACATATACAATTCGAACATGGACAATTAGCACATTCTTATCAACGAATACTTGATTTGGAAGAGGGGATTGCAAGAACTGAATACAAGGTTGGTAATGTTCTTTTTACAAGAGAGATGTTTGCTTCCTATCCCGATCAAGTGATTATTCTTCATCTTAAAGCCAGCAAAGAAAAAATGTTAAATTTTCATGTGAAATTAACAAGTCCACTTAGATATAAAACTGAAATTAAGCAAGAGAGGTTAATTCTAAAAGGCATCGCACCTGAAGAAATTGCTCCCCATCATGTTCAAGTAGACCAACCATTAATTTATGGTGATTTTGAGGAAACAGATGCTATCCGTTTTGAAGGCCAGTTGGGAGCCAATCTACGCGATGGTGAATTATTATGTGATGCAGATGGACTACATGTATATAATGCTTCTGAAATTACTCTCTATTTCGGTGCTGCAACAAGCTTTAAAAGATTTGAAAATCCTCATAGTTACGATAGCAATGAACCTTCAAATATTCTCAATCTACAGATGGAAAAGGTAAAAGATCAACCATTCGAGTCTCTAAAAATGAATCATTCGATAGACTACCAACAATTATTTAAAAGAGTGCAGTTAGATCAATACCAATGTCTTTAG
- a CDS encoding extracellular solute-binding protein, translating into MLQKVGKRFWLFALLSLVLLVFVACESADTNTQEEPSNDTEQQTGEQSTDSSDEVKELTIFVDHSFWPLTEWSGEVPEAITEKTGIKLNVQVASDAQQLPLMISSGDLPDLVFTQGNFQQMSNADISYTWDELIEKYNIQDFEIDPMARVLNQASDGKLYSIRNGFTTPGVFQSTPAALGNIPALSLRTDILEELGNPKIETLDDLVNVLKEVKSKYPEMKPLVLNPAVLGHYFKVNFGASYLQNFRIVDGEVKYYIAQPEQYDYYMFMNKLYREGLISAENFTWKDTNQAKAMIINGEAFAIANLTDMYTINSEIKASGKDFEISQLTKLIGENPVMSADSAGWSGTFITKKAKNPEAAIKFLQFMQSDEGQMLGLWGVEEQHWTMDKPIEEGGYPTFKYDSQSAAEHKKIGSVWWGLLADKGIYAQVQRYVPGSTITEALIDAKQYTKGNPLLGGIVLPVDSDEQVIKANLDNMIKNEEAKIYLAQSEAEAKQAYENMMKIAKDIGIDLTALF; encoded by the coding sequence ATGTTACAAAAAGTAGGAAAGCGTTTTTGGTTATTTGCCCTTTTATCATTAGTACTATTAGTTTTTGTTGCTTGTGAAAGCGCTGACACTAATACGCAAGAAGAACCATCTAACGATACTGAACAACAGACTGGAGAACAGTCAACTGATTCTTCAGATGAAGTAAAAGAACTGACAATCTTTGTGGATCACTCCTTCTGGCCTTTAACAGAATGGTCAGGTGAAGTTCCGGAAGCAATTACAGAAAAGACAGGAATTAAACTAAACGTGCAAGTTGCATCTGATGCACAACAGTTGCCTTTAATGATTTCTTCAGGAGATTTACCAGATCTTGTTTTCACACAAGGTAATTTCCAACAAATGTCGAATGCAGATATCTCTTATACTTGGGATGAATTGATTGAAAAATATAACATTCAAGATTTTGAAATTGATCCAATGGCGAGAGTTCTAAATCAAGCTTCAGATGGAAAGTTATATTCAATAAGAAATGGTTTCACAACACCTGGGGTATTTCAATCTACACCAGCAGCATTAGGTAACATTCCTGCATTATCCCTTCGTACAGATATATTGGAGGAATTAGGAAACCCGAAGATTGAAACATTAGATGATCTAGTAAATGTATTAAAAGAAGTAAAATCAAAGTATCCTGAGATGAAGCCGTTAGTTCTTAATCCAGCTGTACTTGGTCACTACTTTAAAGTGAACTTTGGCGCTTCTTATTTACAGAATTTTCGAATAGTTGATGGAGAAGTTAAATACTATATTGCTCAACCAGAACAATATGATTATTATATGTTTATGAATAAGTTATATCGTGAGGGCTTAATCAGTGCAGAAAACTTTACTTGGAAGGATACAAACCAAGCAAAAGCGATGATTATTAATGGGGAAGCTTTTGCGATTGCAAACCTTACAGATATGTATACAATTAACTCAGAAATTAAAGCTAGTGGGAAAGATTTTGAAATCAGTCAGTTAACAAAATTAATTGGTGAAAATCCTGTTATGTCAGCTGATAGTGCTGGATGGTCAGGTACTTTCATAACTAAGAAGGCTAAAAACCCAGAAGCAGCTATTAAATTCTTACAATTCATGCAAAGTGATGAAGGACAAATGTTAGGTTTATGGGGCGTTGAAGAACAACATTGGACAATGGATAAACCAATTGAAGAAGGTGGCTACCCAACTTTCAAATACGATTCTCAAAGTGCTGCTGAACATAAAAAAATTGGTTCTGTTTGGTGGGGCCTTTTAGCTGATAAAGGTATTTATGCACAAGTTCAACGTTATGTCCCTGGTAGTACGATAACAGAGGCATTGATCGATGCGAAACAATATACAAAAGGTAATCCATTACTTGGAGGTATTGTTCTTCCGGTTGATTCAGATGAACAGGTAATTAAGGCGAACCTTGATAATATGATTAAAAATGAAGAAGCTAAGATTTACTTAGCACAATCAGAAGCTGAGGCTAAGCAAGCCTATGAAAATATGATGAAAATAGCTAAAGACATTGGTATTGATCTAACTGCACTCTTTTAA
- a CDS encoding carbohydrate ABC transporter permease, whose translation MKRTVEDKIVDFVVYSILAIVFIVTFYPFYYLIIISFNDGVDATLGGIYFWPREFTLVNYETLVVDPKWILAFFVSVARTVVGVILGVLCTSIVAYGLAKKDLMFKKFYFALFIIGMYVSGGIIPLYVVLRSLHLLNTFWVYVIPGMLNIFLLFIAISFFREIPKELEESAKIDGASDLRIFISVVLPISKPVLATMALFTGVGQWNAWLDSAYFVQNENLRTLTYKMMEVIQKANIPIDLQGPGAEYAAKVAQSTPYSLQITAMVISVVPIICVYPFLQKYFVKGATIGAVKG comes from the coding sequence ATGAAAAGAACAGTGGAAGATAAAATAGTGGACTTTGTCGTATATTCTATCCTAGCAATTGTTTTCATTGTCACATTTTATCCATTCTATTACTTAATTATTATTTCTTTTAATGATGGTGTGGATGCTACCTTAGGCGGGATTTACTTTTGGCCTCGAGAGTTTACATTGGTTAACTATGAGACTCTGGTCGTGGATCCGAAATGGATACTTGCATTCTTTGTAAGTGTTGCCAGAACCGTAGTGGGTGTAATCTTAGGTGTATTATGCACTAGTATAGTAGCTTATGGTTTAGCTAAAAAGGATTTAATGTTCAAGAAATTTTATTTCGCTCTATTTATTATTGGAATGTATGTATCAGGAGGTATTATACCCCTTTACGTTGTACTAAGAAGCTTACATTTATTGAATACTTTCTGGGTTTATGTAATCCCAGGAATGCTTAATATATTCTTATTGTTTATTGCCATTTCATTCTTTCGCGAGATACCTAAAGAACTTGAAGAATCAGCTAAGATTGATGGGGCTAGTGATTTAAGGATTTTCATATCAGTCGTATTACCAATCTCAAAACCAGTTTTAGCTACAATGGCTCTATTTACAGGTGTTGGACAATGGAATGCTTGGTTAGATTCAGCCTATTTTGTTCAAAATGAAAACCTTCGAACACTAACCTATAAGATGATGGAGGTAATTCAAAAAGCAAACATACCAATCGATCTCCAGGGTCCAGGAGCTGAGTATGCAGCTAAAGTAGCACAATCTACTCCGTATTCTCTTCAGATTACGGCAATGGTCATTTCGGTTGTTCCAATTATCTGTGTCTATCCTTTCTTACAAAAATACTTTGTTAAAGGTGCAACAATAGGTGCAGTTAAAGGTTAA
- a CDS encoding ABC transporter permease yields the protein MKPSMQGSKETIYSLPKQSVWKRLKKQTYPQLFVLVGLIVLFIFQYLPMFGILMAFKDYSITSGIMGIFTSEWVGLKYFNQFFTDYQFEQIVRNTLAISLLKLVFTFPVPIILAIMLNEVRISAVKRIVQTTSYFPHFISWVVVAGLASIFLSTDIGIINEMLVKLGIVDEPISFLSDPDHFWGLAVMTAMWKEAGWWTIIFLAALSGVDPTLYEAAQIDGAGRLRRIWHITLPAIQGTIIVVLILAIGSLLGGGLVGSNFEQSFLLGNAVNSEKSQILQTYAFNMGLAQGRYSYATAIDLLQSIISVTLIFGSNWLAKKVTKTGLF from the coding sequence GTGAAACCGAGTATGCAAGGTTCTAAGGAAACTATTTATTCCCTTCCTAAACAGTCGGTTTGGAAGCGCTTAAAAAAACAAACATACCCCCAACTATTTGTCCTAGTTGGATTGATCGTCCTCTTTATATTTCAGTATTTGCCAATGTTTGGTATCCTAATGGCTTTTAAGGACTACTCCATAACTAGCGGTATAATGGGTATTTTTACCAGTGAGTGGGTAGGTTTAAAATACTTCAATCAGTTTTTCACAGACTACCAGTTTGAACAGATCGTTAGGAACACATTGGCGATTAGTTTATTAAAATTAGTATTTACATTTCCAGTTCCAATTATTTTAGCCATTATGCTAAATGAGGTTCGAATCAGTGCGGTTAAACGAATTGTACAAACGACAAGTTACTTTCCCCATTTTATATCATGGGTAGTTGTTGCTGGTTTAGCATCTATTTTCTTATCGACAGATATAGGAATTATTAATGAAATGTTAGTGAAATTAGGAATCGTGGATGAGCCAATTTCATTTTTATCAGATCCTGATCATTTCTGGGGTCTTGCAGTTATGACAGCGATGTGGAAAGAAGCAGGTTGGTGGACAATCATTTTCTTAGCTGCTCTGAGTGGTGTGGATCCTACATTATATGAAGCAGCACAGATTGATGGTGCTGGTCGACTAAGAAGAATTTGGCATATCACATTGCCAGCCATTCAAGGTACTATTATTGTCGTTTTAATTCTAGCAATTGGAAGCCTTTTAGGTGGTGGATTAGTAGGGTCTAACTTTGAACAATCCTTTTTATTAGGAAACGCGGTCAACTCTGAAAAGTCTCAGATACTACAAACCTATGCTTTTAATATGGGGCTAGCACAGGGACGTTATTCATATGCAACTGCGATTGATCTTTTACAATCAATTATTTCAGTTACACTCATATTTGGAAGCAACTGGCTTGCAAAAAAGGTTACAAAAACAGGGTTATTCTAA
- a CDS encoding ribulose-bisphosphate carboxylase large subunit family protein — translation MNQERVVATYLVETPYSLEYAAVKIAGEQSTGTFTAVPGETETLIKLHGAKVVSVKEIEQVNTPSLPGVKIPAGHNGVFNRGEVKVSFPLHNFGPSIPNLLTAVAGNLYELQELSGLRLMDLELPRAFSQVYKGPKFGIKGTRELTGVEGRPIIGTIVKPSVGLSMGELQKMVENLALAGLDFIKDDELNANPPYAPLEKKVEAVMDAVNRAADKTGKKLMYAFNITGDIDELKRNHDLVVNAGGNCVMVSINSIGIAGLTYLNKFSEVPIHGHRNQWGMLTRSPYLGMDFKVYQKLCRLAGADHLHVNGLNGKFYESNQSVVNAIKSCVTPLLSGYETMPVVSNGQWAGTVEPTYSSTETVDLMHLAGGGILAHPDGPSAGYESVKLAWEAAIQRIDISEYAKTKPTLLKAIQQFS, via the coding sequence TTGAATCAAGAAAGAGTAGTTGCAACTTATTTAGTTGAAACGCCTTATTCTTTAGAGTATGCTGCAGTAAAAATTGCCGGTGAACAATCCACCGGCACATTTACCGCGGTTCCTGGAGAAACTGAAACGTTAATAAAGCTTCACGGTGCAAAAGTTGTTAGTGTAAAAGAAATTGAGCAAGTAAACACTCCAAGTTTACCGGGTGTTAAGATCCCAGCTGGACATAACGGTGTTTTTAATAGAGGGGAAGTGAAGGTATCTTTTCCTTTACATAATTTTGGTCCTTCCATTCCTAACCTATTAACAGCTGTCGCGGGTAATTTATATGAGCTTCAAGAATTATCTGGATTAAGGTTAATGGACCTTGAGTTACCGCGAGCTTTCTCTCAGGTCTATAAAGGACCTAAATTTGGGATTAAAGGAACAAGAGAATTGACAGGCGTAGAAGGCCGACCAATCATTGGGACGATTGTAAAACCAAGTGTGGGTCTTTCAATGGGTGAACTTCAAAAGATGGTAGAAAACTTAGCTTTAGCTGGGTTGGATTTTATAAAAGATGACGAATTAAATGCGAATCCACCTTATGCTCCACTAGAGAAAAAAGTAGAAGCAGTCATGGATGCGGTTAATCGCGCAGCAGATAAAACAGGAAAGAAATTAATGTACGCTTTTAATATTACAGGTGATATTGATGAGTTAAAGCGTAATCATGATTTAGTTGTTAATGCTGGTGGAAACTGTGTCATGGTTAGTATAAACAGTATCGGAATTGCTGGACTAACCTATTTAAATAAGTTTAGTGAAGTTCCGATTCATGGACATCGAAATCAGTGGGGCATGTTGACGCGAAGTCCCTATTTAGGGATGGATTTCAAAGTATACCAAAAACTATGTCGTTTAGCTGGGGCTGATCACCTTCATGTAAATGGTTTGAATGGAAAGTTTTACGAGAGCAATCAATCTGTTGTCAACGCTATTAAATCGTGTGTGACACCACTACTAAGTGGCTATGAAACAATGCCAGTTGTCTCAAATGGTCAATGGGCTGGAACGGTCGAACCAACGTATTCTAGCACAGAAACAGTTGATTTAATGCATCTAGCTGGAGGCGGTATTTTAGCACATCCCGATGGTCCTTCTGCAGGGTATGAAAGTGTGAAATTAGCATGGGAGGCGGCAATTCAACGAATTGACATCTCAGAATATGCTAAAACTAAGCCTACATTGCTTAAAGCTATTCAACAATTTTCATGA
- a CDS encoding beta-galactosidase, with protein sequence MISNKLPKIFYGGDYNPEQWSRDIWNEDVRLFKLAGIDVATVNVFTWALNQPDENTYNFGWLDEVIEQLYNNGIYVCLATGTANHPAWMATRYPDVLSVDFEGRKRKFGFRHNSCPNSPTYQKYAKSLVEKLAERYSHHPAVLIWHVNNEMGCQCYCDTCEKEFRKWLKKQYGSLEELNRAWNTRFWGHTFYDWDEIILPNLLSEHLDRNHPDKTAFQGITLDYHRFNSDSVLDRYLDEYEILRRANPNIPITTNYHGHANYKPLDYFKWSKKVDIVAWDNYPSFDTPVSTTAFRLDMMRGFKDGDPFMIMEQTPSQQNWQPYNSLKRPGVMRLWSYQAVARGADTVMFFQLRRSAGACEKYHGAVIEHVGHEHTRVFNEVAELGKELSSLGDQLLDSRIDAKVGIIFDWENWWGIDFSSGPSDLLDYPEQVQNYYNAFFENNIQVDIINTNSDFSRYELVVAPVLYMVKTGLAAKIEEFVANGGTFVTTFFSGIVNEHDLVTLGGYPGELRKLLGIWVEEIDALFPEQKNRIVVKEKIAGFKSEYSCEILCDLLHSEGAEVLAEYGDDFYKGMPVVTRNKFGEGEAWYIASSPEPKFLQELARHLCKEKGIEPVMEAPSGVEVTRREKDGRLFMFILNHTNLNQNLDIKEKTYKDLLSGAIFEREMIIPPNEVYIVVEAK encoded by the coding sequence ATGATATCTAATAAACTACCAAAAATCTTTTATGGTGGAGATTATAACCCTGAACAATGGTCCAGAGATATTTGGAATGAAGATGTAAGATTATTTAAACTAGCCGGAATTGATGTCGCCACTGTTAATGTTTTTACATGGGCACTTAACCAGCCAGATGAAAATACCTATAATTTCGGTTGGTTAGACGAAGTGATTGAACAGCTATATAACAATGGAATTTATGTATGTCTTGCAACAGGTACAGCAAACCACCCTGCATGGATGGCAACTAGATATCCAGATGTATTATCCGTCGATTTTGAAGGGAGAAAAAGAAAGTTTGGTTTTAGGCATAATAGCTGTCCTAATAGCCCGACCTATCAAAAATATGCTAAAAGCTTAGTAGAAAAATTAGCAGAAAGATATAGTCATCATCCAGCAGTCTTAATCTGGCATGTTAATAATGAAATGGGTTGCCAATGTTACTGTGACACTTGTGAAAAGGAATTTCGCAAGTGGTTGAAAAAGCAATATGGTTCATTGGAAGAATTGAATAGGGCATGGAACACTCGTTTCTGGGGCCACACATTTTATGATTGGGATGAAATTATCCTTCCTAATTTACTTAGTGAGCATTTAGATCGCAATCATCCAGACAAAACAGCGTTCCAGGGGATTACGCTAGATTACCATCGATTTAACTCTGATAGTGTACTAGATCGGTATTTAGACGAATACGAGATCCTTCGTAGAGCAAATCCTAACATACCAATCACAACGAACTATCATGGCCATGCAAATTATAAACCTCTTGATTATTTTAAGTGGAGCAAAAAGGTGGATATTGTCGCTTGGGACAATTATCCCTCTTTTGACACTCCAGTGAGTACGACAGCATTTCGACTTGATATGATGCGTGGGTTCAAAGATGGCGACCCATTTATGATTATGGAACAAACACCAAGTCAACAAAATTGGCAACCGTATAATTCATTAAAACGTCCCGGTGTCATGCGTCTATGGAGTTATCAAGCTGTTGCTCGGGGAGCAGATACAGTGATGTTTTTCCAATTAAGAAGATCTGCTGGTGCTTGCGAAAAATATCATGGGGCAGTGATTGAGCATGTGGGGCATGAACACACACGAGTTTTTAATGAAGTAGCGGAACTTGGAAAAGAATTAAGTTCACTTGGCGACCAATTGCTAGATTCACGTATTGATGCAAAAGTGGGAATCATTTTTGATTGGGAAAATTGGTGGGGGATTGACTTCTCCAGTGGTCCAAGTGATTTATTAGATTACCCAGAGCAAGTGCAAAATTACTATAATGCATTTTTTGAAAACAATATTCAAGTTGACATAATTAATACGAATTCTGATTTTAGTAGGTATGAGCTAGTGGTTGCACCTGTACTTTATATGGTGAAAACTGGCCTTGCTGCTAAAATTGAAGAGTTTGTTGCAAATGGTGGAACCTTTGTTACGACGTTTTTTAGTGGGATTGTTAATGAACATGACTTAGTTACTCTAGGTGGATATCCAGGAGAATTGCGAAAATTATTAGGAATATGGGTTGAGGAAATCGATGCTTTATTCCCGGAGCAAAAAAATAGAATCGTAGTAAAAGAGAAAATAGCAGGTTTTAAGAGTGAGTATAGCTGTGAGATTTTATGTGATTTATTGCATTCAGAAGGTGCAGAAGTTCTAGCTGAATATGGGGATGACTTTTACAAAGGAATGCCAGTAGTTACTCGGAACAAGTTTGGAGAGGGTGAAGCATGGTATATCGCTTCAAGCCCTGAACCTAAGTTTTTACAAGAGCTGGCAAGGCATCTTTGTAAGGAGAAAGGGATTGAGCCTGTTATGGAAGCCCCATCAGGCGTTGAAGTTACACGAAGAGAGAAAGATGGACGTTTATTTATGTTTATTTTAAATCATACTAACCTGAATCAAAACCTAGACATTAAGGAAAAAACATATAAAGACTTGCTAAGTGGAGCCATCTTTGAACGAGAAATGATCATCCCACCTAATGAAGTTTATATTGTTGTAGAAGCAAAATGA